The Epinephelus lanceolatus isolate andai-2023 chromosome 14, ASM4190304v1, whole genome shotgun sequence genome has a window encoding:
- the LOC117251477 gene encoding LIM domain only protein 7-like translates to MCSSLRDWRVVLLLKKIFFDTCDWLSLLSSSSVNRKEMQPCQQGSMRVDHRRPVSTDSLFRDMYDDSEDEDDEVGYADPIQDDLYSRKMGIKPQPAAKESYDKFLPKFWTPEEEVHIQKIKLGSQRRPWYKKMQGFSYKKSGSSSDDSDSDISPWLSSAPSPSGPSPSHPHTHKAPAHTTLVVGKSPHTQAHTLPQLPKIQPPLLETPPLVFAPVDPTSGPKLVKCERWPLLGRQDPREPPDPFDYESITPDLENDDMFARRTLAFQSNTDLAMMKTQLPTKRRLYTSEPQLNIITQRRAGGNTEEEEYPDIEEDDVVYRKEKTQQAQRPLSGAPDNYSPMPIPEPWALPPDLKARLLCPPCPLTQEAAANKQNRAESETHPQTDDMLIRKYGVCSDQSSKRANQMTPSVPSSCSENDLQKWQAIREASRLRYKKKLMVERLAALKL, encoded by the exons ATGTGCTCCTCTTTGCGTGACTGGcgtgttgtgctgctgctgaaaaaaatattttttgacacGTGTGATTGGCTGTCTCtcttgagcagcagcagcgtcaaCAGAAAGGAAATGCAGCCCTGCCAGCAGGGCTCCATGAGGGTGGACCACCGCCGGCCCGTGTCCACCGACAGCCTGTTCAGGGACATGTACGATGACTCTGAGGATGAGGACGATGAGGTGGGCTATGCTGACCCCATCCAAGATGATCTGTACTCCCGCAAGATGGGCATCAAACCACAGCCTGCTGCCAAAGAATCTTATGACAAGTTCTTACCGAAGTTCTGGACGCCTGAAGAGGAAGTTCACATACAGAAGATCAAACTAGGCTCTCAGAGGAGACCGTGGTACAAGAAGATGCAAGGCTTCAG CTATAAGAAGTCGGGCTCTTCGTCAGATGATTCAGACAGTGACATCAGTCCTTGGCTCTCCTCTGCCCCCTCTCCCTCCGgcccctctccctctcacccccacacacacaaggcCCCGGCTCACACCACCCTCGTTGTGGGGAAAAG TCCTCATACCCAAGCACACACTCTCCCACAGCTCCCCAAGATACAGCCCCCTCTGTTAGAGACACCCCCTCTGGTGTTTGCCCCAGTGGACCCCACCTCGGGTCCCAAACTGGTCAAATGTGAGAGGTGGCCCCTCCTGGGGCGCCAGGATCCCCGGGAGCCCCCAGACCCCTTTGATTATGAGAGCATTACCCCTGACTTGGAGAATGATGACATGTTTGCCAGGCGAACCCTGGCCTTCCAGTCCAACACAGACTTGGCCATGATGAAGACTCAGCTGCCCACCAAACGTCGTCTCTACACGTCTGAGCCGCAACTCAACATCATCACCCAGCGACGCGCTGGGGGCAACACCGAGGAGGAAGAATACCCTGATATCGAGGAGGATGATGTGGTTTATCGTAAGGAGAAAACCCAGCAGGCTCAGCGGCCGCTCTCTGGAGCCCCTGACAACTACTCGCCTATGCCCATCCCAGAGCCGTGGGCTCTGCCTCCTGATCTCAAGGCCAGACTCCTGTGCCCCCCATGTCCTCTGACGCAGGAGGCAGCAGCAAACAAACAGAATCGGGCTGAGAGCGAGACGCATCCTCAAACAGATGACATGCTAATCCGGAAATATGGAGTTTGCTCTGATCAGAGCTCAAAGAGAGCCAATCAGATGACGCCCTCGGTGCCTTCGTCCTGTAGCGAAAATGACCTGCAGAAATGGCAGGCTATCAGGGAAGCCAGTCGGCTAAGATATAAGAAGAAGCTCATGGTGGAGAGGCTGGCGGCTCTGAAGCTGTAG